One genomic region from Spirochaetota bacterium encodes:
- a CDS encoding zinc metallopeptidase gives MLDFGFSYWWLILPAVVLSFWAQIKVMSTFAKYKKIETAKRITGADAAREILRAYKVNDVPVEEVQGTLTDHYDPKQKVLRLSKDVYGSATIAALGVAAHEVGHAIQHAKGYAPLMLRNTMYPVAALGTNLGPILVIIGFVLGFMKPLILIGIILFTFAVIFTVITLPVEFDASKRAIKLLEGGNMLSGEELVGAKKVLSAAALTYVAAALTAILTLIRFILMSRRED, from the coding sequence ATGCTCGATTTCGGTTTCAGCTATTGGTGGCTCATACTGCCCGCCGTTGTGCTTTCGTTCTGGGCGCAGATAAAGGTGATGAGCACTTTCGCCAAGTATAAGAAGATAGAAACGGCCAAGCGCATCACCGGGGCCGATGCAGCGCGCGAGATACTTCGCGCTTATAAAGTGAACGATGTGCCGGTAGAGGAAGTACAGGGAACGCTTACCGATCACTACGACCCCAAGCAGAAGGTGCTGCGCCTGTCGAAGGATGTGTACGGCAGCGCTACGATAGCCGCGCTCGGCGTCGCCGCGCACGAAGTGGGCCACGCGATACAGCATGCAAAGGGCTATGCCCCGCTTATGCTCCGCAATACCATGTATCCCGTCGCGGCGCTCGGTACCAATCTCGGGCCGATACTTGTCATCATCGGGTTCGTGCTCGGATTCATGAAGCCGCTCATTCTCATCGGCATCATTCTCTTCACGTTCGCCGTGATATTCACGGTCATAACGCTCCCGGTGGAATTCGATGCGTCCAAGCGCGCGATAAAGCTCCTTGAAGGCGGGAATATGCTCTCCGGCGAGGAGCTTGTCGGTGCAAAGAAAGTGCTCTCGGCCGCGGCGCTTACCTATGTGGCTGCCGCGCTAACTGCGATACTCACGCTCATACGTTTCATACTCATGTCGCGCCGCGAAGACTGA
- a CDS encoding FAD-dependent oxidoreductase, with translation MSTIHEAARDIPVIRETDICVLGGSCTGVFAAVRAARLGAKVVIVEAHNSFGGVATQGLVNIWHSLSDTEYKRDIIAGLTRETIDRLTKRDAVVEEAKNESAAFFLNTEELKIELDERIVDSGVTPMLHTMFVSAIAAEGKIDAVVVENKSGRGAIRAKYFIDATGDGDVAARLMLPFTLKKHLQPPTMCATILGTGKIPVAQLIEQHRDEFDLKKDWGWRAPSVGLPGVVMHAETHVFDVNCADAADLTHAEIEGRRHVRAFMDIVRKYTDAKPVLAHLASHIGIRETRHISCAYTLTEKDVLTGKKFDDAIAFGSYRVDVHHEDRPGITFRYLDGREDVFEEGKGWTRGRWREVSAVNPTYYQIPYRSLLPRGCDNLIIAGRALDADTGAYGAVRVMVNMNQTGEAAGVAAYCALSGGTSCDAVDVKDLRSMMERGGSIIL, from the coding sequence ATGAGCACGATACATGAAGCAGCCCGTGACATCCCCGTCATCCGTGAAACTGATATCTGCGTGCTCGGGGGGAGCTGTACCGGTGTGTTCGCCGCCGTGCGTGCTGCCCGCCTCGGTGCGAAGGTCGTCATAGTCGAAGCGCATAATTCGTTCGGCGGTGTGGCGACGCAGGGGCTTGTGAATATCTGGCACTCGCTTAGCGATACCGAATATAAACGCGATATCATTGCCGGCCTGACACGCGAGACGATAGACCGGCTTACGAAGCGCGATGCCGTCGTCGAGGAAGCGAAGAACGAGAGCGCGGCATTCTTTCTGAACACCGAGGAGTTGAAGATAGAGCTCGATGAACGTATCGTCGATAGCGGTGTGACGCCGATGCTCCACACGATGTTCGTTTCGGCGATAGCGGCTGAAGGGAAGATCGATGCTGTTGTCGTGGAAAACAAGTCGGGGCGCGGGGCGATACGCGCGAAGTATTTCATCGATGCCACCGGCGACGGCGATGTCGCCGCGAGGCTTATGCTCCCGTTCACGCTGAAAAAGCACCTCCAGCCGCCGACGATGTGCGCTACGATACTCGGTACGGGAAAGATACCGGTAGCGCAGCTGATCGAGCAGCATCGCGATGAGTTTGACCTGAAAAAGGACTGGGGCTGGCGGGCGCCGAGCGTGGGTCTTCCCGGCGTTGTCATGCACGCGGAAACGCATGTCTTCGATGTGAACTGTGCCGACGCGGCCGACCTTACCCATGCGGAGATAGAGGGCCGGCGCCATGTGCGTGCGTTCATGGATATTGTCAGAAAATACACCGATGCGAAGCCGGTGCTCGCGCATCTTGCATCGCATATAGGCATACGCGAAACGCGGCATATATCGTGTGCGTATACGCTCACCGAGAAAGATGTGCTCACCGGGAAAAAATTCGATGATGCGATAGCGTTCGGGAGCTATCGCGTCGATGTGCATCATGAGGACAGACCCGGCATCACATTCCGGTATCTTGATGGAAGAGAGGATGTGTTCGAAGAGGGAAAAGGATGGACGCGGGGGCGTTGGCGCGAAGTGTCGGCGGTTAACCCGACGTACTATCAGATCCCCTATCGCTCGCTCCTTCCGCGCGGCTGTGATAATCTCATCATCGCGGGGCGCGCGCTCGATGCGGATACCGGCGCGTACGGCGCCGTGCGCGTGATGGTGAACATGAATCAGACCGGCGAGGCGGCGGGTGTTGCCGCGTACTGTGCGCTCTCGGGCGGGACATCATGCGATGCTGTCGATGTGAAGGATCTGCGTTCGATGATGGAGAGGGGCGGGTCGATAATTCTCTGA
- a CDS encoding M14 family zinc carboxypeptidase: MRDVVIRADHSGGNIILDRIEGDTVFLRQDLRDTNGTWFYWNFRIENASPRTLVFRFTEDIVGRYGPAVSRDGIRWEWAGTLSVVDEKAFTYTFQNDAAVYFCFCIPYLVRDLDRFLSAAKYAAVKRTALTRSRQGREVPLLTLGDASAHRDIVFTARHHACESTASYQLEGIIDRLIGNDILRTHRFHFIPFVDIDGVENGDQGKSRIPHDHNRDYIDAPLYPETRALTAYMREIHSVLAIDCHAPYKWGGRNDYPFFVKQDSPVKERMERIARHLHAATANRPGNAVRYEPGQDIEKGVEWNTRASPTAAEMFLASGAVCAFTFELAYFGMTGGYSQEAFVDFGRDFADAVIAYLEEGNV; encoded by the coding sequence ATGCGTGATGTCGTCATACGCGCCGACCATTCCGGCGGGAATATCATTCTCGACCGCATCGAGGGCGATACGGTATTCTTGAGACAGGACCTCCGCGATACGAACGGGACATGGTTCTACTGGAATTTCCGTATCGAGAACGCTTCCCCGCGGACGCTCGTTTTCCGTTTCACCGAGGATATCGTGGGCCGTTACGGCCCGGCGGTGAGCCGCGATGGGATACGATGGGAATGGGCGGGAACATTGTCTGTCGTCGATGAGAAGGCGTTCACGTACACGTTTCAGAACGATGCTGCGGTATATTTCTGTTTCTGCATTCCCTATCTTGTGCGCGATCTTGACCGCTTCCTCTCTGCTGCGAAATATGCCGCCGTCAAGCGCACGGCACTCACGCGTTCCCGTCAGGGTCGCGAGGTGCCGCTCCTTACCCTCGGGGATGCGTCCGCTCACCGCGATATTGTTTTCACCGCGCGGCATCACGCCTGCGAATCGACGGCGTCATATCAGCTCGAGGGCATCATCGACCGTCTCATCGGCAATGATATCCTCCGCACCCATCGCTTCCATTTCATCCCCTTCGTCGATATCGACGGCGTTGAGAACGGCGATCAGGGGAAGTCGCGCATCCCGCACGATCACAATCGTGATTACATCGATGCGCCGCTTTATCCCGAAACGAGGGCACTCACCGCATACATGCGAGAGATTCATAGTGTGCTCGCCATTGACTGCCATGCCCCGTACAAATGGGGCGGCCGAAACGACTACCCATTCTTCGTCAAGCAGGACAGCCCCGTGAAGGAGCGCATGGAACGCATTGCTCGGCATCTTCATGCGGCGACAGCAAATCGCCCGGGGAATGCCGTGCGCTATGAGCCGGGGCAGGATATCGAGAAGGGCGTCGAATGGAATACGCGCGCCTCGCCGACGGCAGCGGAGATGTTCCTTGCTTCGGGAGCCGTGTGCGCGTTCACGTTCGAGCTCGCATATTTCGGCATGACGGGCGGATATTCGCAGGAAGCGTTCGTGGACTTCGGTCGAGATTTTGCCGACGCTGTCATTGCGTATCTGGAAGAGGGAAATGTATGA
- a CDS encoding FAD-dependent oxidoreductase has protein sequence MDAFRQAQVENTIGSFDVIVAGAGPAGFGAALSSARRGLTTLIIEQYGFPGGVGSASLCPNIMGYVDDGKQIVAGIADEFARSLDGISCAAINNGDSYIMPIADKPLTASVITTKPAIQFTMNRMLDTAGVTTLYYASLIAVERDGDSVAAVFVNCREGIMRIPAKVFIDATGDAHLVYRAGGETREHGADESMTKTLLMHMGGVRDFKRSITAKRFKELSAQGAVPVKGQDNFMGFSIPMHPGETHLNFTMTSGVATTSASLTEMDKELRRQAFAGSEWFKNNFDGFENAYLADIADSIGIRAARNIIGKAAVTEKAILANEAVAEPVVNSKCYYGDHYSKSFSASWARTGGVRAVPYKAMLPATLTNVIAAGRNISSEPRVITTFRLMATCMALGEAAGIIASHALAEKRAANDVPYALIRDDLVKSGVLLNA, from the coding sequence ATGGACGCATTCCGGCAGGCACAAGTCGAGAATACCATCGGTTCATTCGACGTGATAGTGGCAGGAGCCGGTCCCGCCGGTTTCGGCGCGGCGCTGTCGTCCGCGCGTCGCGGGCTTACGACGCTCATCATTGAGCAGTACGGTTTTCCCGGCGGTGTCGGGAGCGCCTCGCTTTGTCCGAACATCATGGGCTATGTGGATGACGGGAAACAGATAGTCGCCGGCATTGCCGATGAGTTCGCCCGTTCGCTCGATGGCATCAGTTGTGCGGCGATCAATAATGGCGATAGTTACATCATGCCCATTGCGGATAAGCCCCTTACGGCAAGCGTCATCACCACAAAGCCGGCGATACAGTTCACGATGAACCGCATGCTCGATACAGCGGGCGTGACGACGCTCTATTATGCATCGCTTATCGCCGTTGAGCGCGATGGGGATTCGGTCGCCGCTGTGTTCGTCAATTGCCGCGAAGGGATCATGCGCATACCCGCGAAGGTATTCATCGATGCCACGGGCGACGCACACCTTGTGTATCGTGCGGGCGGCGAAACGCGCGAGCACGGCGCTGATGAATCGATGACAAAAACGCTTCTCATGCACATGGGCGGCGTACGGGATTTCAAACGCTCAATCACAGCGAAGCGCTTCAAGGAATTGTCCGCACAGGGAGCGGTGCCGGTCAAGGGGCAGGATAATTTCATGGGGTTCTCCATTCCCATGCATCCGGGCGAGACGCATCTTAATTTCACGATGACATCGGGTGTTGCGACAACATCGGCATCATTGACCGAGATGGACAAGGAGCTTCGCCGACAGGCCTTCGCCGGCTCCGAGTGGTTCAAAAATAATTTCGACGGGTTTGAGAACGCATACCTCGCCGACATCGCGGATTCCATCGGCATACGCGCTGCGCGGAACATCATCGGGAAAGCGGCCGTGACCGAGAAGGCGATACTCGCGAACGAAGCGGTCGCTGAACCCGTCGTGAACTCAAAATGCTATTACGGCGATCATTACTCGAAAAGCTTCAGCGCGTCATGGGCGAGGACGGGCGGTGTTCGCGCCGTTCCGTACAAGGCCATGCTTCCCGCAACGCTCACGAATGTCATCGCCGCAGGACGGAATATCTCGAGCGAGCCGCGCGTGATAACCACGTTCCGTCTCATGGCGACATGCATGGCGCTCGGCGAGGCGGCGGGTATCATAGCCTCGCATGCGCTAGCGGAAAAACGCGCCGCGAACGATGTGCCCTATGCGCTCATCAGGGACGATCTTGTGAAAAGCGGGGTGCTTCTCAATGCGTGA
- a CDS encoding NAD(P)-dependent oxidoreductase, translated as MIIIQADLYDRAKAVFDASTLELTPVAYGNEKTMLDLAKAKGVRVFIIGAEKYSDDFYKSIDASSLIVRFGVGYNAVPIALCKERGTRVAFTPGTLDASVAEHTMALILACARHVAKKHAEMRENTWAFETGMELADKTIAVIGFGNIGRRVASIARNGFGMRIHAFDRMSALAPEHAPLADAYFSSWEEAVSEAHIVSLHLAVTDTTKKFLDSKRIDAMRSDAILINTGRGALVNEADLYDALAAKRIASAGIDVFTEEPYAPVPGKDFRTLSNIVLTPHLGSNTDAANRRMAEACVKSAKAFISADMGGVTLIPEMK; from the coding sequence ATGATCATCATTCAGGCGGACCTCTACGACCGTGCGAAGGCTGTTTTCGACGCATCCACCCTCGAGCTCACCCCCGTTGCCTACGGGAATGAGAAAACCATGCTCGACCTTGCGAAGGCGAAGGGTGTGCGCGTATTCATCATCGGTGCCGAGAAGTATTCCGACGATTTCTATAAAAGCATCGATGCATCATCGCTCATCGTGCGCTTCGGTGTAGGCTACAATGCCGTCCCCATCGCGCTCTGCAAAGAACGCGGCACACGCGTCGCTTTCACGCCGGGCACGCTTGATGCGTCGGTTGCCGAGCATACGATGGCCCTCATTCTCGCCTGTGCCCGTCACGTTGCGAAAAAGCACGCGGAAATGCGCGAGAATACATGGGCGTTCGAAACGGGCATGGAATTGGCCGATAAAACGATAGCCGTCATCGGCTTCGGGAATATCGGACGCCGTGTGGCATCCATTGCCAGGAACGGTTTCGGCATGCGCATACACGCGTTCGACAGAATGAGCGCGCTCGCACCCGAACACGCCCCCCTCGCGGACGCCTATTTCTCATCGTGGGAGGAGGCTGTCAGTGAAGCGCATATCGTCTCGCTTCACCTCGCGGTCACCGACACCACAAAAAAGTTCCTTGACAGCAAGCGTATCGACGCCATGCGTTCCGATGCCATCCTCATAAACACCGGACGCGGGGCGCTCGTCAATGAAGCCGATCTCTACGATGCGCTCGCTGCGAAACGGATTGCCTCCGCCGGCATCGATGTGTTCACCGAGGAGCCGTATGCGCCGGTGCCGGGGAAAGACTTCCGGACATTGTCGAATATCGTACTCACGCCGCATCTGGGATCGAATACGGACGCAGCGAACCGGCGTATGGCGGAAGCGTGTGTTAAGAGCGCGAAGGCGTTCATCAGCGCTGATATGGGCGGGGTGACGCTTATCCCTGAGATGAAATAA
- a CDS encoding exo-alpha-sialidase has translation MTSSIDTRNITAGANIPSEGYCDQPYIIKADDGAWVCTMTTGTGHEGDKGQHVITMRSFDRGVTWIERADVEPAAGPEASYSVVFKAPYGRIYCLYNYNGANVREVKREDSGVFTRVDSLGDYVFKYSDDNGKSWSKERYNIPVREFECDRKNVYAGKLRFFWNVGRPITTKDGKAIFVLHKVGAMGDGFFAQSEGVFLKSDNILTERDPKKVNFATLPDGDIGLRAPAGGGRVSEEHTIVELSDGSLYSVYRTIDGYPACAYSRDGGHTWTKPAYARYTPNGKKIKHPRAANFVWKCENGKYLYWYHNHGGAKFIANKAGWVPYADRNPAWITGGIEKDGHIHWSEPEVLLYDDELASRMSYPDLVEDGGEYYVTETQKTVARVHHVDKTLIEGLWAQAANKKSASEGILFESKKIKKNERLPDAIKLPPLHMHPHQWGGKNFTSGFSIEMRIRVKAGTHGVLFNSRDSAGRGTALTLTDRGTISLFLSDGHNESSWESDGGLITPSAWHHITAIVDGGPNIIMFVIDGKLCDGGEERQFGWGRIHPSMTDVSGDVIHLSCVGECDLFRIYGRALRVSEAVGNAHAAY, from the coding sequence ATGACATCATCGATCGATACCCGGAACATCACCGCCGGAGCGAACATCCCTTCCGAAGGTTATTGCGATCAGCCCTACATCATCAAAGCCGATGACGGCGCGTGGGTATGCACCATGACCACCGGCACCGGGCATGAAGGGGATAAGGGCCAGCATGTCATCACCATGCGAAGCTTTGATCGCGGTGTTACCTGGATAGAACGGGCCGATGTCGAGCCGGCAGCGGGTCCCGAGGCGTCGTATTCCGTCGTATTCAAAGCGCCGTACGGACGCATCTATTGTCTTTATAATTACAACGGAGCGAATGTGCGCGAAGTAAAGCGCGAGGACAGCGGCGTGTTCACGCGCGTCGATTCCCTGGGCGATTATGTGTTCAAATACTCGGACGACAACGGCAAGTCGTGGTCGAAGGAGCGATACAATATTCCGGTGCGGGAATTCGAATGCGACCGGAAGAATGTGTACGCGGGGAAGCTGCGATTCTTCTGGAACGTAGGCCGCCCGATAACGACGAAGGACGGGAAAGCGATCTTCGTTCTTCATAAAGTGGGCGCCATGGGCGATGGCTTCTTCGCGCAGTCGGAAGGCGTATTCCTGAAAAGCGATAATATACTCACCGAACGTGATCCGAAAAAAGTGAATTTCGCCACACTCCCCGACGGCGATATCGGTCTTCGTGCACCGGCGGGCGGCGGCCGCGTGTCCGAAGAGCATACGATAGTAGAACTCTCCGACGGATCGCTCTACTCGGTGTATCGCACTATCGATGGCTATCCCGCATGCGCCTACAGCCGCGACGGCGGTCATACCTGGACAAAGCCCGCCTATGCACGCTATACGCCGAACGGGAAAAAGATAAAACATCCGCGCGCGGCGAATTTCGTCTGGAAATGTGAGAACGGGAAGTATCTCTACTGGTATCACAATCACGGCGGGGCGAAATTCATCGCGAACAAAGCCGGCTGGGTGCCGTATGCCGACCGCAATCCCGCATGGATAACCGGCGGTATCGAGAAGGACGGACATATCCATTGGTCAGAGCCCGAAGTGCTGTTGTACGATGACGAACTTGCATCGCGCATGAGCTATCCGGACCTCGTCGAGGACGGCGGGGAATACTATGTGACCGAGACGCAGAAAACGGTAGCGCGTGTGCACCATGTAGACAAAACGCTCATCGAAGGATTGTGGGCGCAGGCGGCGAACAAAAAATCTGCGAGCGAGGGCATTCTTTTCGAATCGAAGAAAATAAAGAAGAACGAGCGATTGCCCGATGCGATAAAACTGCCGCCGCTTCACATGCATCCGCATCAATGGGGCGGGAAGAATTTCACCAGCGGTTTCTCAATTGAAATGCGCATCCGGGTCAAAGCGGGTACGCATGGCGTGCTCTTCAATTCACGCGACAGCGCCGGACGCGGCACCGCGCTTACACTCACGGACCGCGGCACCATCTCCCTTTTCCTGAGCGACGGGCACAATGAATCGTCCTGGGAAAGCGACGGCGGACTCATCACCCCCAGCGCATGGCATCATATCACAGCGATAGTCGACGGCGGGCCGAATATCATCATGTTCGTCATCGATGGAAAATTATGCGACGGCGGTGAAGAGCGCCAGTTCGGCTGGGGGCGTATCCATCCGTCAATGACCGATGTGAGCGGCGATGTCATACACCTGTCATGTGTCGGCGAGTGCGATCTTTTCCGCATATACGGCCGAGCGCTTCGCGTATCGGAGGCAGTGGGGAATGCCCATGCGGCGTACTGA
- a CDS encoding flagellar basal body L-ring protein FlgH produces the protein MVACRIATTALLLAAVSLQAKSLWNDDAEGFLDKKLKAGDPVKIVFDDKIIVKYRNQSKGVKSKSTAPLGAASPIISFLPQVDFNESATYTHEGQSQSSGEFKGSITAAVTGILPNKGITLAGTHTMIVNGETETVNITGTVSPKSIKKGSIVNSTDLMNPTITYSGIAIGNRGLFAPNEIVTVTNTIVKTNVGVTNVLTPGFVTNIVPSVSGGRTILTTNIVAANILVARPVTNITSTQEVKLDVEKNKKQKLIVDYLNKMLDVLFRY, from the coding sequence ATGGTTGCATGCCGAATAGCCACGACAGCCCTTCTCCTCGCTGCGGTATCGCTGCAGGCGAAGTCACTCTGGAATGACGATGCGGAAGGGTTCCTCGACAAAAAACTGAAAGCGGGAGATCCGGTCAAGATAGTCTTCGACGATAAGATAATCGTCAAGTACCGCAATCAGAGCAAGGGTGTGAAAAGCAAATCGACGGCCCCGCTCGGCGCGGCATCGCCGATAATAAGTTTTCTCCCGCAGGTGGACTTCAATGAGAGCGCGACGTATACGCACGAAGGGCAGTCGCAGTCATCGGGGGAATTCAAGGGATCGATAACCGCCGCGGTGACCGGCATTCTCCCCAACAAGGGCATCACGCTTGCCGGCACGCACACGATGATCGTCAACGGCGAAACGGAAACGGTGAACATCACCGGCACGGTATCTCCCAAAAGCATAAAGAAAGGCAGCATCGTCAATTCCACCGACCTCATGAACCCCACGATAACCTATTCGGGCATCGCCATCGGCAACCGCGGGCTGTTCGCTCCGAATGAGATAGTCACCGTGACGAACACCATCGTCAAGACGAACGTCGGCGTGACGAATGTGCTTACGCCGGGCTTCGTGACCAATATCGTTCCTTCCGTTTCCGGCGGGCGCACGATACTCACCACCAATATCGTTGCGGCGAACATACTCGTTGCGCGCCCGGTAACGAACATCACTTCCACTCAGGAAGTGAAGCTCGATGTCGAGAAGAACAAGAAGCAGAAGCTCATCGTCGACTATCTCAATAAAATGCTCGATGTGCTTTTTCGATACTAA
- a CDS encoding AraC family transcriptional regulator, whose product MKIQVMNYGSPLFRINEAVHPRDFTGHFHRHPFFEVGLIIGGSGRYEVVTDETAGTFTAHPVKRNMLVFWDGAVAHRAVDTPGDELYQIIIVFDDSYTVGFSLMKAFADMVRRKRFLCIDDASTVFRCQNIARRMLRIQSQQMPTAPDMLRALTTELLCELYAANEPAKAFAASDARIRTALEEIHAHYSERLSPAHYADHFFISTKRFSDLFRKETGKTFVEYVNDHRIGVIKDMLARTDKNISTIAFETGFNNLSHFNRLFRRVEGVSPVIYRKRNAAVQQAHDEGR is encoded by the coding sequence ATGAAAATACAGGTCATGAACTACGGCAGTCCGCTTTTCAGGATAAACGAAGCGGTGCACCCGCGGGATTTCACGGGCCATTTTCATCGTCACCCGTTCTTTGAAGTCGGCCTTATTATCGGCGGGAGCGGGCGATACGAGGTCGTTACCGACGAGACCGCCGGCACTTTCACAGCGCATCCCGTTAAGCGGAATATGCTCGTGTTCTGGGACGGAGCCGTCGCCCATCGCGCCGTCGATACCCCCGGGGATGAGCTCTACCAGATAATTATCGTGTTCGACGATTCGTACACCGTCGGCTTTTCGCTCATGAAAGCTTTTGCGGATATGGTACGCCGAAAGCGCTTCCTGTGCATCGACGATGCATCGACGGTGTTCCGCTGTCAGAACATCGCTCGCCGCATGCTCCGCATCCAGTCACAGCAAATGCCGACAGCGCCTGATATGCTCCGTGCGCTTACCACAGAATTGCTGTGCGAGCTCTATGCCGCAAATGAACCGGCAAAGGCTTTCGCTGCATCTGATGCCCGGATACGAACAGCGCTCGAAGAGATACACGCGCATTATTCCGAGCGCCTCTCGCCCGCGCACTACGCCGACCATTTTTTCATCTCGACAAAACGGTTCTCAGACCTGTTCCGGAAGGAAACGGGAAAAACATTCGTCGAATATGTGAACGATCACCGTATCGGCGTCATCAAGGACATGCTTGCACGTACGGACAAGAACATCTCCACCATAGCATTCGAGACCGGTTTCAATAACCTTTCGCATTTTAATCGGCTGTTCCGCCGCGTAGAGGGCGTAAGCCCGGTCATATACCGGAAACGCAATGCGGCAGTGCAGCAGGCACACGATGAAGGGCGATAG
- a CDS encoding GNAT family N-acetyltransferase, translating to MNMFRMRFGQELFSLLRPGPDTEKGKAIQGQCQTHPEWVLVCEENRKIAGFVTFTLDNKKKAGEICMNAVDPDLGLNGIGQQMYGAVIELFRKDCTTRRYRPDLMTRMRQHDGHMNAPGSLSRMRISLIT from the coding sequence ATGAACATGTTCCGCATGCGGTTCGGGCAGGAGCTTTTTTCGCTGCTGCGGCCGGGGCCGGATACCGAGAAGGGGAAAGCGATACAAGGCCAATGTCAGACACATCCGGAATGGGTGCTGGTATGCGAAGAGAATAGAAAGATCGCCGGCTTTGTTACGTTCACTCTAGATAACAAGAAAAAGGCCGGAGAGATCTGCATGAATGCGGTCGATCCGGACCTCGGTCTCAATGGTATCGGTCAGCAGATGTATGGAGCGGTCATCGAGCTTTTCAGGAAGGATTGCACTACGCGCAGGTATCGACCGGACTTGATGACGCGCATGCGCCAGCACGACGGGCATATGAACGCGCCGGGTTCACTATCTCGCATGAGAATATCACTTATTACATGA